In one window of Camelus bactrianus isolate YW-2024 breed Bactrian camel chromosome 13, ASM4877302v1, whole genome shotgun sequence DNA:
- the NPPB gene encoding natriuretic peptides B isoform X1 yields the protein MDPQTALPRALLFLLFLHLSLLGCRSHPLGGPGPASELPGIQELLDRLRDRISELQAEQMDLKPLQQGQGLAEAWETPAAFPERVTGPRNKVLEALRGIRSPKMMRDSSCFGRRLDRIGSLSGLGCNGEQPPPFPLCSTTRVTSGFEVSGNQAPRKDIRISLFLLDSPQGGGVPSGNNKFGQHSLPSL from the exons ATGGACCCCCAGACGGCGCTGCCCCGGGCTCTTCTGTTCCTTCTGTTCTTGCACCTGTCGCTGCTAGGATGTCGCTCCCACCCTCTGGGTGGCCCCGGCCCAGCCTCGGAACTGCCCGGGATACAG GAGCTGCTGGACCGTCTGCGAGACAGAATCTCGGAGCTGCAGGCGGAGCAGATGGACCTGAAGCCCCTCCAGCAGGGCCAGGGCCTCGCGGAAGCCTGGGAGACCCCGGCGGCATTCCCCGAGAGGGTCACTGGGCCCCGCAACAAGGTCCTCGAGGCCCTGCGGGGAATACGCAGCCCCAAGATGATGCGCGACTCCAGCTGCTTTGGGCGGAGGCTGGACCGGATCGGCTCCCTCAGCGGCCTGGGCTGCAATGGTGAGCAGCCACCCCCATTCCCACTGTGTTCCACCACTAGAGTCACTTCTGGGTTTGAGGTCTCTGGGAATCAGGCTCCGAGAAAAGACATCCGAATATCACTCTTCCTTCTTGACAGTCCTCAGGGCGGAGGAGTGCCTTCAGGAAATAATAAATTTGGACAGCATTCATTACCAAGCCTCTGA
- the NPPB gene encoding natriuretic peptides B isoform X2 produces the protein MDPQTALPRALLFLLFLHLSLLGCRSHPLGGPGPASELPGIQELLDRLRDRISELQAEQMDLKPLQQGQGLAEAWETPAAFPERVTGPRNKVLEALRGIRSPKMMRDSSCFGRRLDRIGSLSGLGCNVLRRY, from the exons ATGGACCCCCAGACGGCGCTGCCCCGGGCTCTTCTGTTCCTTCTGTTCTTGCACCTGTCGCTGCTAGGATGTCGCTCCCACCCTCTGGGTGGCCCCGGCCCAGCCTCGGAACTGCCCGGGATACAG GAGCTGCTGGACCGTCTGCGAGACAGAATCTCGGAGCTGCAGGCGGAGCAGATGGACCTGAAGCCCCTCCAGCAGGGCCAGGGCCTCGCGGAAGCCTGGGAGACCCCGGCGGCATTCCCCGAGAGGGTCACTGGGCCCCGCAACAAGGTCCTCGAGGCCCTGCGGGGAATACGCAGCCCCAAGATGATGCGCGACTCCAGCTGCTTTGGGCGGAGGCTGGACCGGATCGGCTCCCTCAGCGGCCTGGGCTGCAATG TGCTGAGGCGATATTAA